In Candidatus Angelobacter sp., the sequence TTTACGGCTGGCGGCTGAAAGGAAAGGCGGTCACCACGATTGTGGGGGGGCGGGTGGTTTGGTGTGAAAAGTCGGCAACAACGGTCTCGCGCGGCCATTTCGCCATAAAGGCTTGACCGTCCGACGAACGCGTCTAGCATCTCGCGGCGATATGCGCGAGCATTGATGAAAGCGATTCTGGCCCTCGAAGACGGCACGGTTTTTCACGGAGACAGCTTTGGCGCGCGCGCGACCGCGTGCGGCGAGGTTTGCTTCAACACTTCCATGACAGGGTATCAGGAAATCCTGACGGACCCGTCGTACAAAGGACAGATCGTTGCGATGACGTATCCCCTGATTGGCAATTACGGAGTCAACCAGCAGGATGTGGAGTCCTGGAGGCCGCATGTGGCAGGATTTGTGATTCGCGAACTTTCGCCCGTGGTCAGCAACTGGCGGGCGGATTTTTCTCTGGCGGAGTACCTTGAAAAGCACGGCATTCCGGGCATACAGGGCGTTGATACGCGAGCCCTGACGAAGAGACTGCGGGTTGGGGGGGCGATGAAGGGCCTGATATCCACTGAAGGTGTTTC encodes:
- a CDS encoding carbamoyl-phosphate synthase domain-containing protein codes for the protein MKAILALEDGTVFHGDSFGARATACGEVCFNTSMTGYQEILTDPSYKGQIVAMTYPLIGNYGVNQQDVESWRPHVAGFVIRELSPVVSNWRADFSLAEYLEKHGIPGIQGVDTRALTKRLRVGGAMKGLISTEGVS